One genomic window of Pseudomonas aeruginosa includes the following:
- the pcaH gene encoding protocatechuate 3,4-dioxygenase subunit beta — translation MHDAESRRFVIRDRNWHPKALTPDYKTSVPRSPSQALVSIPQSLSETSGPDFSHLRLGRHDNDLLLNFDHGGLPQGERIIMFGRVFDQYGKPVPHTLVEMWQANAGGRYRHKNDRYLAPLDPNFGGVGRTLTDSEGHYYFRTIKPGPYPWRNGPNDWRPAHIHVSVSGPAIAARLVTQMYFEGDPLIPKCPIIRTLADPEAAQSLIGRLDMSMANPMDCLAYRFDIVLRGQRKTFFENA, via the coding sequence ATGCACGACGCCGAAAGCCGTCGTTTCGTCATCCGTGACCGAAACTGGCACCCCAAAGCCTTGACCCCCGACTACAAGACCTCCGTGCCGCGCTCGCCGAGCCAGGCGCTGGTGAGCATCCCGCAATCGCTCTCGGAAACCAGCGGGCCGGACTTCTCCCACCTCAGGCTCGGCCGCCACGACAACGACCTGCTGCTCAACTTCGACCACGGCGGCCTGCCCCAGGGCGAGCGCATCATCATGTTCGGCCGGGTCTTCGACCAGTACGGCAAGCCGGTCCCGCACACCCTGGTGGAGATGTGGCAGGCCAACGCCGGCGGGCGCTACCGGCACAAGAACGACCGCTACCTGGCGCCGCTCGACCCGAACTTCGGCGGCGTCGGCCGGACCCTCACCGACAGCGAGGGCCACTATTACTTCCGCACCATCAAGCCCGGGCCCTATCCCTGGCGCAACGGCCCCAACGACTGGCGCCCGGCGCACATCCACGTGTCTGTCAGCGGCCCGGCGATCGCCGCGCGGCTGGTCACCCAGATGTACTTCGAGGGCGACCCGCTGATCCCCAAGTGCCCGATCATCCGCACCCTTGCCGACCCGGAGGCGGCGCAGAGCCTGATCGGCCGGCTCGACATGAGCATGGCCAACCCGATGGACTGCCTGGCCTACCGCTTCGACATCGTCCTGCGCGGGCAGCGCAAGACCTTCTTCGAGAACGCCTGA
- the pcaG gene encoding protocatechuate 3,4-dioxygenase subunit alpha, translating to MSHELLRETPSQTAGPYVHIGLALAAAGNPTRDLEIWNRMAREDAPGQHILLLGHVYDGNGHLVRDSFLEFWQADSEGRYQERYDPERPFNSFGRTATTFDAGEWTLHTVKPGVVRNAQGVPMAPHINVSLFARGINIHLQTRLYFDDETEANAACPVLNLIEQAPRRDTLLAQRCEVDGQLAYRFDIRIQGDNETVFFDF from the coding sequence ATGAGCCACGAACTGCTGCGGGAAACCCCTTCCCAGACCGCCGGTCCCTATGTCCACATCGGCCTGGCGCTGGCCGCCGCCGGCAACCCGACCCGTGACCTGGAGATCTGGAACCGCATGGCCCGCGAAGACGCGCCGGGCCAGCACATCCTCCTGCTCGGCCACGTCTACGACGGCAACGGCCACCTGGTGCGCGACTCGTTCCTGGAGTTCTGGCAGGCCGACAGCGAAGGCCGCTACCAGGAGCGCTACGATCCGGAGCGTCCGTTCAACAGCTTCGGCCGCACCGCCACCACCTTCGATGCCGGCGAGTGGACCCTGCACACGGTCAAGCCGGGGGTGGTGCGTAACGCCCAGGGCGTGCCGATGGCGCCGCACATCAACGTCTCGCTGTTCGCCCGCGGCATCAACATCCACTTGCAGACCCGGCTGTACTTCGATGACGAGACCGAGGCCAACGCCGCCTGTCCGGTGCTCAACCTGATCGAGCAGGCGCCGCGTCGCGACACCCTGCTCGCGCAGCGCTGCGAAGTGGACGGACAGCTCGCCTACCGTTTCGACATCCGCATCCAGGGCGACAACGAGACGGTGTTCTTTGACTTCTAG
- a CDS encoding nucleoside 2-deoxyribosyltransferase, which produces MTAIYLAGPDVFRPDAEAHGETLKALCAEFGFVGLYPLDHALPADIREPAAQAAWIYRANVGLIERADCVLANLEPFRGSEPDSGTAFEVGYALALGKPVYAYLSDAGAYTERLARLAPEWLGEHPGEDRDGWQLEGFGLPLNLMLAVPSRLVAGGPREALRRLAEELERA; this is translated from the coding sequence ATGACCGCGATCTACCTGGCCGGGCCGGACGTCTTCCGCCCCGACGCCGAAGCCCATGGCGAAACCCTCAAGGCGCTCTGCGCCGAGTTCGGCTTCGTCGGCCTCTACCCGCTCGACCACGCCCTGCCCGCCGACATCCGCGAGCCAGCCGCACAGGCCGCCTGGATCTACCGCGCCAATGTCGGCCTGATCGAGCGCGCCGACTGCGTGCTGGCCAACCTCGAACCGTTCCGCGGCAGCGAGCCGGACAGCGGCACCGCCTTCGAAGTGGGTTACGCCCTGGCCCTGGGCAAGCCGGTATATGCCTACCTCAGCGATGCCGGCGCCTACACCGAGCGCCTCGCCCGGCTGGCCCCGGAATGGCTCGGCGAGCACCCCGGCGAGGACCGCGACGGTTGGCAACTGGAGGGTTTCGGCCTGCCATTGAACCTGATGCTGGCGGTGCCTTCGCGGCTGGTCGCCGGCGGCCCGCGCGAGGCTCTGCGACGCCTCGCCGAGGAACTCGAGCGCGCCTGA
- a CDS encoding IclR family transcriptional regulator domain-containing protein, protein MSELPEHPATLAPPTVLSPAKRIEAFTGDPNFMTSLARGLAVIHAFQERKRHLTIAQISHRTEIPRAAVRRCLHTLMQLGYATTDGRTYSLLPKVLTLGHAYLSSTPLAITAQPILDRLSEQLHEACSMATLEGDDVLYIARSATPQRLISVDLNVGSRLPAYCTSMGRILLAALDDDALHAYFGGVEMQAKTSRTLYTPETLLPCLVEIRRQGWCIVDQELEVGLRSLAVPVRDSAGHVLAALNVGTHAGRVSRAELESRFLPLLLEASRELSARLFT, encoded by the coding sequence ATGAGCGAACTCCCGGAACACCCCGCCACCCTGGCGCCGCCGACCGTCCTTTCGCCGGCCAAGCGCATCGAGGCCTTCACCGGCGATCCCAACTTCATGACCTCGCTGGCCCGTGGCCTGGCGGTGATCCATGCGTTCCAGGAGCGCAAGCGGCACCTGACCATCGCCCAGATCAGCCACCGCACCGAGATACCCCGCGCCGCCGTGCGTCGCTGCCTGCACACGCTGATGCAGCTTGGCTACGCCACCACCGACGGGCGCACCTACTCGCTGTTGCCGAAGGTGCTCACCCTCGGCCACGCCTACCTGTCGTCGACGCCGCTGGCGATCACTGCGCAGCCGATCCTCGACCGCCTCAGCGAACAGCTCCACGAAGCCTGTTCGATGGCCACCCTGGAGGGCGACGACGTGCTCTACATCGCCCGTTCGGCCACTCCCCAGCGGCTGATTTCGGTGGACCTCAACGTCGGCAGCCGGCTGCCCGCCTATTGCACCTCGATGGGCCGCATCCTCCTCGCCGCGCTGGACGACGACGCGCTGCACGCCTACTTCGGCGGAGTGGAGATGCAGGCCAAGACCAGCCGTACCCTGTATACCCCCGAGACCCTGCTGCCGTGCCTGGTGGAGATTCGTCGCCAGGGCTGGTGCATCGTCGACCAGGAGCTGGAAGTCGGCCTGCGCTCGCTGGCGGTGCCGGTACGCGACTCCGCCGGCCATGTGCTCGCCGCGCTGAACGTCGGCACCCATGCCGGGCGGGTCTCCCGCGCCGAACTGGAAAGCCGTTTCCTGCCGTTGCTGCTGGAGGCCAGCCGCGAGCTGAGCGCGCGCCTGTTCACCTGA
- a CDS encoding adenosine deaminase, with protein sequence MYEWLNALPKAELHLHLEGTLEPELLFALAERNRIALPWNDVETLRKAYAFNNLQEFLDLYYAGADVLRTEQDFYDLTWAYLQKCKAQNVVHVEPFFDPQTHTDRGIPFEVVLAGIRAALRDGEKLLGIRHGLILSFLRHLSEEQAQKTLDQALPFRDAFIAVGLDSSEVGHPPSKFQRVFDRARSEGFLTVAHAGEEGPPEYIWEALDLLKVERIDHGVRAFEDERLMRRLIDEQIPLTVCPLSNTKLCVFDDMSQHTILDMLERGVKVTVNSDDPAYFGGYVTENFHALQQSLGMTEEQARRLAQNSLDARLVK encoded by the coding sequence ATGTATGAATGGCTCAACGCCTTGCCCAAGGCCGAACTGCACCTGCACCTGGAAGGTACCCTGGAGCCGGAGCTGCTGTTCGCCCTCGCCGAGCGCAACCGCATCGCCCTGCCCTGGAACGACGTCGAGACCCTGCGCAAGGCCTACGCCTTCAACAACCTGCAGGAATTCCTCGACCTCTACTACGCCGGCGCCGACGTGCTGCGCACCGAGCAGGACTTCTACGACCTGACCTGGGCCTACCTGCAGAAGTGCAAGGCGCAGAACGTCGTCCACGTCGAGCCGTTCTTCGACCCGCAGACCCACACCGATCGCGGCATTCCCTTCGAGGTGGTGCTCGCCGGCATCCGCGCCGCGCTACGGGACGGCGAGAAGCTGCTGGGCATCCGCCATGGGCTGATCCTCAGCTTCCTCCGCCACCTCAGCGAGGAACAGGCGCAGAAAACCCTCGACCAGGCGCTGCCGTTCCGCGACGCCTTCATCGCCGTCGGCCTCGACAGCTCGGAAGTAGGGCATCCGCCGAGCAAGTTCCAGCGGGTCTTCGACCGGGCCCGCAGCGAAGGCTTCCTCACCGTCGCCCATGCCGGCGAGGAGGGGCCGCCCGAGTACATATGGGAAGCCCTCGACCTGCTCAAGGTCGAGCGCATCGACCACGGCGTACGCGCCTTCGAGGACGAGCGGCTGATGCGGCGGCTGATCGACGAACAGATCCCGCTGACCGTCTGCCCGCTGTCCAACACCAAGCTCTGCGTGTTCGACGACATGAGCCAGCACACCATCCTCGACATGCTCGAACGCGGCGTGAAGGTGACGGTGAACTCCGATGACCCGGCCTACTTCGGCGGCTATGTCACCGAGAACTTCCATGCCTTGCAGCAGAGCCTGGGAATGACCGAGGAGCAGGCCAGGCGCCTGGCGCAGAACAGCCTGGATGCGCGCCTGGTGAAGTGA
- a CDS encoding oxidoreductase, translating to MDRLPIIDIAPLYGADRGAWNDVARRIDQACREWGFFYIAGHPLPAARFEALLAAAREFFALPVEEKLKIDITRSRNHRGYGAIATEQLDPALPSDFKETFDMALHLPAEHPDVRAGKSFYGPNRHPDLPGWEALLEGHYADMLALARTVLRALAIALGIEEDFFDRRFEQPVSVFRLIHYPPASARQSADQPGAGAHTDYGCVTLLYQDAAGGLQVQNRQGEWIDAPPIDGTFVVNIGDMMARWSNDRYRSTPHRVISPRGVHRYSMPFFAEPHMDTEIRCLPGCFDADNPPKYPPTTCGDWLTSRFAQTYAYRRGETA from the coding sequence TTGGACCGTCTACCCATCATCGACATCGCCCCGCTCTACGGCGCCGACCGTGGCGCCTGGAACGACGTGGCGCGGCGGATCGACCAGGCCTGCCGCGAGTGGGGCTTCTTCTACATCGCCGGACACCCGCTGCCGGCCGCGCGCTTCGAAGCCCTGTTGGCGGCGGCGCGGGAGTTCTTCGCGCTGCCCGTCGAAGAGAAGCTGAAGATCGATATCACCCGTAGCCGCAATCATCGCGGCTATGGCGCGATCGCCACCGAGCAGCTCGACCCGGCGTTGCCCAGCGACTTCAAGGAGACCTTCGACATGGCCCTGCACCTGCCGGCGGAGCATCCCGACGTGCGCGCCGGCAAGTCCTTCTACGGGCCCAACCGACACCCCGACCTGCCCGGCTGGGAGGCCCTGCTGGAAGGACACTATGCCGACATGCTGGCGCTGGCCCGTACCGTGCTGCGCGCCCTGGCCATCGCCCTGGGGATCGAGGAGGACTTCTTCGATCGCCGCTTCGAGCAGCCGGTCAGCGTGTTCCGCCTGATCCACTATCCGCCGGCCTCGGCCCGGCAGAGCGCCGACCAGCCCGGCGCCGGCGCGCACACCGACTACGGCTGCGTGACCCTGCTCTACCAGGACGCCGCCGGTGGCCTGCAAGTGCAGAACCGCCAGGGCGAATGGATCGACGCGCCGCCCATCGACGGCACCTTCGTGGTCAACATCGGCGACATGATGGCGCGCTGGAGCAACGACCGTTACCGCTCGACCCCGCACCGGGTGATCAGCCCGCGCGGGGTGCACCGCTACTCCATGCCGTTCTTCGCCGAACCGCACATGGACACCGAGATCCGCTGCCTGCCGGGCTGCTTCGACGCGGACAACCCGCCGAAGTATCCGCCGACCACCTGTGGCGATTGGCTGACCTCGCGCTTCGCGCAGACCTATGCCTATCGGCGCGGCGAAACGGCCTGA
- a CDS encoding TonB-dependent siderophore receptor, giving the protein MTPFPRFALRTLPALFLSLGCLAATAQAAEAVRYRFSQAAAPLAQALNAFSRASGQTLLYTAELPPQATAPALHGSLDAEEALQRLLQGSGLRARRIDERTLTLEPIPASGALDLDATTVSAAAPAQGYRPAANASISRGDAPLLDIPQAISVVPAQALQDQRPRNLDDALGNISGITQANTLGGTQDAVMKRGFGDNRDGSIMRDGMPSVQGRNFTATADHVEVLKGPASLLYGIQDPGGVVNVVSKKPQLQQANALTLRGSAYAHGRNGSGGQLDSTGPLGDSGLAYRMILDHEDEDYWRDFGKSRETLVAPSLAWYGEDTTVNLSYEHREFTTPFDRGTAIDPRTNRPLDIPRSRRLDEPFNITEGRSELTRLDLERQLDDTWKAHFGYGYSRETYDDNQARVMAVNADGTLTRRMDGTHGAVSSDSFATLDLSGTLQLAGMQHDLQFGMDHEKRKIFRADLLRDSKTSRFDYLDPVYGQVVPSTRVVAGDSDQTDKLRSDSLYFQDSIHLDERWILVGGARYQIYDQLAGRGRPFNANTDINGQKWVPRGGLVYRLSDEVSLYGSYTRSFKPNSTIAPLSTGETIDSAILPEEATSWELGAKLDVPGRLSGTLALFDIRKKNVLVNELDGAGNSSVRAAGRVRSRGLELDLTGQLSERWSLIGSYAWLAAEVTEDPTLEGKRLQNVARNTASLSAVYELGQLFGGDRLRLGGGARYVGKRPGDPANSFDLPSYTVADAFASYDTRFGGHGVKFQLNVKNLFDRTYYPSSANRLYVAMGEPRQFQVSTTVEF; this is encoded by the coding sequence ATGACCCCCTTCCCGCGCTTCGCCCTGCGTACTCTCCCCGCCCTGTTCCTCAGCCTCGGCTGTCTCGCCGCCACCGCGCAGGCCGCCGAGGCGGTTCGCTACCGCTTCAGCCAGGCTGCCGCGCCGCTGGCCCAGGCGCTCAACGCGTTCAGCCGGGCCAGCGGGCAGACGCTGCTCTACACCGCCGAGCTGCCGCCGCAGGCGACCGCCCCGGCATTGCACGGTTCGCTGGACGCGGAGGAGGCGCTGCAACGCCTGCTGCAGGGCAGCGGCCTGCGCGCGCGGCGGATCGACGAGCGCACCCTGACCCTGGAACCGATCCCCGCCAGCGGCGCGCTCGACCTCGATGCCACGACGGTCTCCGCCGCCGCCCCGGCGCAGGGCTACCGGCCGGCGGCCAACGCCTCGATCAGCCGCGGCGATGCGCCGCTACTGGATATCCCCCAGGCGATCAGCGTGGTCCCGGCACAGGCGCTGCAGGACCAGCGCCCGCGCAACCTTGACGACGCGCTGGGCAACATCAGCGGCATCACCCAGGCCAACACCCTTGGCGGTACCCAGGACGCGGTGATGAAGCGCGGCTTCGGCGACAACCGCGACGGCTCGATCATGCGTGACGGCATGCCCTCGGTGCAGGGCCGCAATTTCACCGCCACCGCCGACCACGTCGAGGTGCTGAAGGGGCCTGCATCCCTGCTCTATGGCATCCAGGACCCGGGCGGGGTGGTCAACGTGGTGAGCAAGAAGCCGCAACTGCAACAAGCCAACGCCCTGACCCTGCGTGGCTCGGCCTACGCCCACGGGCGCAACGGCAGCGGCGGCCAGCTCGACTCCACCGGCCCGCTGGGCGACAGCGGACTGGCCTACCGGATGATCCTCGATCATGAGGACGAGGATTACTGGCGCGACTTCGGCAAGAGTCGCGAGACGCTGGTGGCGCCCTCGCTGGCCTGGTACGGCGAGGACACGACGGTCAACCTGAGCTACGAGCACCGCGAGTTCACCACGCCGTTCGACCGTGGCACGGCCATCGACCCGCGTACCAACCGCCCGCTGGACATCCCGCGCAGCCGGCGCCTGGACGAGCCCTTCAACATCACCGAGGGCCGTTCCGAGCTGACCCGCCTGGATCTCGAACGGCAGCTCGACGACACCTGGAAGGCCCACTTCGGCTACGGCTACAGTCGCGAGACCTACGACGACAACCAGGCCCGGGTGATGGCCGTGAATGCCGACGGCACCCTGACCCGGCGCATGGACGGCACCCACGGCGCGGTCAGCAGCGACAGCTTCGCCACCCTCGACCTGAGCGGAACGCTGCAACTGGCCGGGATGCAACATGACCTGCAATTCGGCATGGACCACGAGAAGCGCAAGATCTTCCGCGCCGACCTGCTGCGCGACAGCAAGACCAGCCGCTTCGACTACCTCGACCCGGTCTATGGCCAGGTGGTGCCGTCGACCCGGGTGGTCGCCGGCGACAGCGACCAGACCGACAAGCTGCGCAGCGACTCGCTGTACTTCCAGGACTCGATCCACCTGGACGAACGCTGGATCCTGGTCGGCGGCGCGCGCTACCAGATCTACGACCAGCTCGCCGGGCGCGGCCGGCCGTTCAACGCCAACACCGATATCAACGGGCAGAAATGGGTGCCGCGCGGCGGCCTGGTCTACCGCCTGAGCGACGAGGTTTCGCTGTACGGCAGCTACACGCGCTCGTTCAAGCCGAACTCGACCATCGCCCCGCTGAGCACCGGCGAGACCATCGATTCGGCGATCCTGCCGGAGGAGGCGACCTCCTGGGAGCTGGGCGCCAAGCTGGATGTGCCGGGGCGTCTCAGCGGCACCCTGGCGCTGTTCGACATTCGCAAGAAGAACGTGCTGGTCAACGAACTCGACGGTGCCGGCAACAGCAGCGTGCGCGCCGCCGGCCGGGTCCGCTCGCGCGGCCTGGAGCTGGACCTCACCGGCCAGCTCAGCGAACGCTGGAGCCTGATCGGCAGCTACGCCTGGCTCGCCGCGGAAGTCACCGAGGACCCGACCCTGGAGGGCAAGCGCCTGCAGAACGTGGCGCGCAACACCGCGTCGCTGTCGGCGGTCTACGAACTCGGCCAGCTCTTCGGCGGCGACCGCCTGCGCCTGGGCGGCGGCGCGCGCTACGTCGGCAAGCGCCCGGGCGACCCGGCCAATTCCTTCGACCTGCCGTCCTACACCGTGGCCGATGCCTTCGCCAGCTACGACACCCGCTTCGGCGGGCACGGCGTGAAGTTCCAGCTCAACGTGAAGAACCTGTTCGACCGCACCTACTACCCGTCCAGTGCCAATCGACTGTACGTGGCGATGGGCGAGCCCCGGCAGTTCCAGGTGTCGACGACGGTGGAGTTCTGA
- the pcaQ gene encoding pca operon transcription factor PcaQ, with protein MNLDNRIKFRHLACFLEVARQRSFAKAADAVAVSQPAISKTLKELEEILGARLFERSKAGAELTEAGVTFLRYAGPCVQALRDGVNTLRGHEAQVETVRVGVLSTVESLVVPEVIRRLHRRHGALVVSVATGPSAYLLAQLKVGELDLVVGRMTDSPDIQGLTFEHLYSESMMLVVRPGHPLLAAPLGDPQRLAEFPLVLPLAGTTIRRHADSLFVQWGIPLAGQRLETLSPTLSRSYVLRSEAIWVAPRDAVRLDVGNGELAELDLGIREPGGSVGLCHNAALPLPLGAQWFSAVLREVAAELH; from the coding sequence ATGAACCTCGACAACCGCATCAAGTTCCGCCACCTCGCCTGCTTCCTCGAAGTCGCCCGCCAGCGCAGCTTCGCCAAGGCGGCGGATGCCGTGGCGGTGTCGCAGCCGGCGATCTCCAAGACCCTCAAGGAACTGGAGGAAATCCTCGGCGCGCGCCTGTTCGAACGGAGCAAGGCCGGCGCCGAGCTGACCGAGGCGGGCGTGACCTTCCTGCGCTATGCCGGCCCCTGCGTGCAGGCCCTGCGCGACGGGGTGAACACCCTGCGCGGCCACGAGGCGCAGGTCGAGACGGTGCGGGTCGGCGTGCTGTCGACGGTGGAGAGCCTGGTGGTGCCCGAGGTGATCCGGCGCCTGCACCGGCGCCACGGTGCGCTGGTGGTCAGCGTCGCCACCGGACCCAGCGCCTACCTGCTGGCGCAACTGAAGGTCGGCGAGCTGGACCTGGTGGTCGGGCGGATGACCGATAGCCCGGACATCCAGGGCCTGACCTTCGAGCACCTGTACAGCGAGTCGATGATGCTGGTGGTGCGTCCCGGCCACCCCTTGCTCGCCGCGCCCCTCGGCGACCCGCAGCGGCTGGCCGAATTCCCGCTGGTGCTGCCGCTGGCCGGCACCACCATCCGCCGCCACGCCGACAGCCTGTTCGTGCAATGGGGCATCCCGCTCGCCGGACAGCGCCTGGAAACCCTCTCGCCGACCCTCAGCCGCAGCTATGTGTTGCGCAGCGAGGCGATCTGGGTGGCGCCGCGCGATGCCGTGCGCCTGGACGTCGGCAACGGCGAGCTGGCCGAGCTGGACCTGGGTATCCGCGAACCGGGCGGTTCGGTCGGGCTGTGCCACAACGCGGCCTTGCCGTTGCCGCTGGGGGCGCAATGGTTCAGCGCGGTGTTGCGCGAGGTGGCCGCCGAGTTGCACTGA
- a CDS encoding RNA polymerase sigma factor, translating to MPADGEAARRADLLKAFLAQRQRMESLVSRWVGCRATAADLVQELFLRFWRRPAAPVEELGSYLLRSARNLAIDHLRGEGSRQRQLDDWLPEQRQGEPVGPEQALEAGDQWRRVEAALRGLPERTRRIFLLNRIHGRTYAEIAQAMQLSQSAVEKHMMRALDACKASLAGPAGEQARSAQP from the coding sequence TTGCCGGCAGACGGCGAGGCGGCGCGCCGCGCGGATCTCCTCAAGGCCTTCCTGGCCCAGCGCCAGCGCATGGAAAGCCTGGTCAGCCGCTGGGTCGGCTGCCGGGCGACCGCCGCCGACCTGGTCCAGGAACTGTTCCTGCGCTTCTGGCGGCGCCCGGCCGCCCCGGTGGAGGAGCTTGGCAGCTACCTCCTGCGCAGCGCGCGCAACCTGGCCATCGACCACTTGCGTGGCGAAGGATCGCGGCAACGGCAACTGGACGACTGGCTGCCGGAGCAGCGCCAGGGCGAGCCGGTCGGTCCCGAGCAGGCGCTCGAGGCCGGCGACCAGTGGCGCCGGGTCGAGGCCGCCTTGCGCGGCCTGCCCGAGCGCACCCGGCGGATTTTCCTGCTCAATCGCATCCACGGCCGCACCTACGCGGAGATCGCCCAGGCCATGCAGCTTTCCCAAAGCGCCGTGGAAAAACATATGATGCGCGCCCTCGACGCCTGCAAGGCGAGCCTGGCCGGCCCGGCCGGCGAGCAGGCAAGGAGCGCCCAGCCATGA
- a CDS encoding FecR family protein, producing MTRPDSDAAPYEPVLEQTAQAWLVRLRGTPDAATRRAFEDWLAQRPAHAEAYARAEALWRLTEIPASRLAIEEADALEAYLRPRRASRNPRRWAYPLASVACLLAMLWLGGWWQPGDWLQDWRADYVAAPGQVAEWKLADGSYLSLDAGSAVRVRIDGGQRRVELLRGAAALWVKRDALPFVVEAGEGRARVLGTEFEVRRGAGATRVTVLQGRVAVSAGTGAGAAEEVLGAGQQVGFADGKLGRPVAIDAAAALAWRQGWLSFYRRPLAEVLDELARYYPGRILLLDDALGRQPVSGSFRSDDPEAALKSLQAVLGYRQQILFGRLVVIR from the coding sequence ATGACCCGACCCGATAGCGACGCCGCGCCCTACGAGCCCGTCCTCGAGCAGACCGCACAGGCCTGGCTGGTGCGCCTGCGCGGTACGCCGGATGCGGCGACCCGGCGGGCCTTCGAGGACTGGCTGGCGCAGCGGCCGGCGCATGCCGAGGCCTATGCCCGCGCCGAGGCGCTCTGGCGCCTGACGGAAATACCGGCGAGCCGCCTGGCCATCGAAGAGGCCGATGCCCTGGAAGCCTACCTGCGGCCGCGCCGAGCGTCGCGCAACCCGCGGCGCTGGGCCTACCCGCTGGCCAGCGTCGCCTGCCTGCTGGCGATGCTCTGGCTGGGCGGCTGGTGGCAGCCCGGCGACTGGCTGCAGGACTGGCGTGCCGACTATGTCGCCGCGCCGGGACAGGTCGCCGAATGGAAGCTGGCCGATGGCTCCTACCTGAGCCTGGACGCCGGCAGCGCGGTGCGCGTGCGTATCGACGGCGGCCAGCGGCGGGTCGAACTGCTGCGCGGCGCCGCCGCGTTGTGGGTGAAGCGCGACGCGCTGCCATTCGTGGTCGAGGCCGGCGAAGGTCGGGCGCGGGTACTGGGCACCGAGTTCGAGGTCCGTCGCGGCGCCGGGGCGACCCGCGTCACCGTGTTGCAAGGGCGGGTCGCGGTGAGCGCCGGCACCGGTGCGGGCGCCGCCGAGGAAGTGCTGGGCGCCGGCCAGCAGGTCGGCTTCGCCGACGGCAAGCTGGGCCGGCCCGTGGCCATCGACGCCGCCGCCGCGCTGGCCTGGCGCCAGGGTTGGCTGAGCTTCTACCGGCGGCCGCTGGCGGAAGTGCTCGACGAACTCGCTCGCTACTACCCCGGACGCATTCTCCTGCTCGACGACGCGCTCGGCCGCCAGCCGGTCAGCGGCAGCTTCCGCAGCGACGATCCCGAAGCCGCGCTGAAGTCGCTGCAGGCGGTGCTCGGCTATCGCCAGCAGATCCTGTTCGGACGCCTGGTGGTGATTCGCTGA
- a CDS encoding BMP family ABC transporter substrate-binding protein, translated as MKHRRTQSRMSVLRRLAAVLGLGACALAAEAAEPLKIGFVYVGPVGDHGWTYQHELGRRELVEHFGDKVKTSFVENVAEGADAERVIRNLAKDGYGLVFTTSFGYMNPTAKVARQFPKVTFEHATGYKRDRNLGTYLSRSYEGRYVGGFLAAKMTRSHKIGYIASFPIPEVIRDINAIQLALDKYDPQAELKVMWVSTWFDPGKEADAATALIDQGVDVVFQHTDSPAPIQAAERRGVYAVGYASDMQHFGPKTVLTSIVNDWGPHYIRSAQAVMDGTWKSEDFWGGLAESTVVLPLNQEVLPAPVREEAGRLIESIRSGAFHPFTGPIRDQSGKERFAAGVSATNADLASMNYYVEGIKADLPK; from the coding sequence ATGAAACACCGTCGCACGCAATCCCGCATGTCCGTCCTGCGCCGCCTTGCCGCCGTCCTCGGCCTCGGCGCCTGCGCTCTCGCCGCCGAGGCCGCCGAACCACTGAAGATCGGCTTCGTCTATGTCGGCCCGGTCGGCGACCACGGCTGGACCTACCAGCACGAACTGGGCCGCCGCGAACTGGTGGAGCACTTCGGCGACAAGGTGAAGACCAGCTTCGTCGAGAACGTCGCCGAGGGCGCCGACGCCGAGCGGGTCATCCGCAACCTGGCGAAAGACGGCTACGGCCTGGTCTTCACCACCTCCTTCGGCTACATGAACCCTACCGCCAAGGTGGCCCGGCAGTTTCCCAAGGTGACCTTCGAGCACGCCACCGGCTACAAGCGCGACAGGAACCTCGGCACCTACCTGTCGCGCTCCTACGAGGGACGCTACGTCGGCGGCTTCCTCGCGGCGAAGATGACCCGCAGCCACAAGATCGGCTACATCGCCTCGTTTCCGATTCCCGAGGTGATCCGCGACATCAACGCGATCCAGCTGGCGCTGGACAAATACGACCCGCAGGCCGAACTCAAGGTGATGTGGGTGAGCACCTGGTTCGATCCGGGCAAGGAGGCCGACGCGGCCACCGCGCTGATCGACCAGGGCGTCGACGTGGTGTTCCAGCACACCGATAGCCCGGCGCCGATCCAGGCCGCCGAGCGTCGCGGGGTGTACGCCGTGGGCTACGCCTCGGACATGCAGCACTTCGGTCCGAAGACCGTGCTCACCTCGATCGTCAACGACTGGGGCCCGCACTATATCCGCTCGGCCCAGGCGGTGATGGACGGCACCTGGAAATCCGAGGACTTCTGGGGTGGCCTGGCCGAGAGTACGGTGGTCCTGCCGCTGAACCAGGAGGTGCTGCCGGCGCCGGTGCGGGAAGAGGCGGGCAGGCTGATCGAGTCGATCCGCAGCGGAGCCTTCCACCCCTTCACTGGGCCGATCCGCGACCAGTCCGGCAAGGAGCGTTTCGCCGCCGGCGTCAGCGCGACCAATGCCGACCTGGCGTCGATGAACTATTACGTGGAAGGCATCAAGGCCGACCTGCCGAAGTGA